DNA sequence from the Candidatus Zixiibacteriota bacterium genome:
CATTGTTGGCTGAGATAGTGCCAACCTGCGAGATTTCTTGTTTGCCCGAAACAGGCTTGGAGAGCCGCTTGATGTCTTCGGATACAATTCCTACCGCCATATCAATACCGCGCTTGATCGCCATCGGATTGTGTCCGGCAGTCACAAGCTTGATACCCTCGCGAAAGATCGCCTGGGCAAGAATGGTGGCCGTGGTTGTGCCATCACCGGCGACATCGGATGTCTTGGAAGCAACTTCCTTGACCATCTGAGCGCCCATGTTTTCAAAATGATCTTCGAGTTCAATTTCTTTGGCGACTGTGACACCGTCTTTGGTGATAGTCGGAGAACCGAACTTTTTGTCGATTGCAACATTACGGCCGCGCGGGCCAAGGGTTACCTTGACGGCATCGGCGAGTTTATCCACGCCGATCTTAAGTTTAGCGCGAGCGCTTGTATCAAATTCGATTAATTTTGCCATTGTAAATTCTCCTATTATGTATTCGTGTACGGGTTACTTCTTATTAATGACCGCGAAAATATCTGATTCGCGCATAATCAACAGCTCCTGGCCGTCGATTGAGACTTCCGTACCGGAATACTTTCCATAAAGCACACGATCCCCTTTTTTCACTTCAAGCGGCATTTTCTTGCCTTCATCGCTGGTACGACCGGTGCCGACCTCGATGATCTCGCCTTCCATAGATTTTTCCTTGGCGGTATCCGGGATGATGATTCCGCCTTTCTTCATTTCTTGTTCGAGAAAGGGCTTTACGACTACGCGATCTGCGAGTGGTGTGACCTGCATACGATCCTCCTAAGTATTGTTTTAGATAATCTGTTGTGAACTTCTGTTTGGCTTACACGCCGTTTCATTTCTCAGTACTCAGCTTATCTATGTTCAAAGTATCAACATTTTAGCACTCATCAATTAAGAGCGCTAACAACTAATGATACGACTTAAACGTAAAGGTTGTCAAGGAGTTTCATAAGAAACCAGTGAATATGTGAACATTTTCTCTAATTGGTCGCTCCCAATTGCCGTTCAAGCCATTTAAGTACTTGTGTAGCTTTTGGTTATGTTTGGTGCGAAGGCTCTCGCATTGTGATTTTATATAATAGATTTTGGTATTACATACCTGCGCGCTGTGAACGGCTCTCTTCTTTGTTCAGTTTAGGTCCTCCTGCCTGATTGCTCTTGGGAAAATTGCACCGCGCCTTTGATAATTTCCGAGTATTTGGCAGTCAGATTCGCCGAAGCATATTTCTCCATCGCAGTCTCATGGCCGGACTCGACCAGTCGATTCCTCAATGGGACATTTTCGAGGAGCAAGATCATAGCTTCAGCAAGTTTCGCGGCATCATCTACAGGCACAAGCAATCCGGTACGGTTATGCTCTATGATATCCGGGATACCGCCTGAGTCAGTGCCAATTACGGCTGTGCCGCAGAGCATCGCTTCTGAGAGGGCAAGCCCGAACCCCTCCTGAAACGAGTTCAGCACAACAACAGCGGAGCGGGAATAAATGTCACGCAACAGCTTCTGGGCGACTGGCGGATGAATGGTGACTGCGCCGGCGAGTTCAGAACGAATGATATCCGTTTCAATCTGCACTTGCAGCTCTCCGGTGCCATAGATCTCAAGCCGCGCCGTTGGATTTTTCCTATGCACCATCGCAAAGGCTTTCAGCAGAATATTGACACGTTTCTGCTCTGTGAAACGGGTTATCGAGACAATCAGATTGCCATCCTTTTTGATGGAAGTATCGCGGTAGAAGAGTTTTTCATCATGTGGAAGCGGCAATGTGGTCAGGATTTTTGAAAGGGCGTGATCTATTTTGGTCAATTCGTCAGCCAGAAATCGAGAGACGACAGTCCATCGGTACAACCTGTGTGTCAGCGATCGGAAATATTGGGTAAAGAGGAATGGATATTTTTTTGAGAGCCGAATATCTGTTCCATGCGAGGAGAGAATCATCGGGAGCGGCGTTGACTTAGCCAGCCGTTTCATTACGATGCCGGCAGGAATGAGCCAGTGGCCCGCAATGAGATCGATTTTTTCTGATTCGATCACAACGCGTGCCTCTATTTCGAAGGCATTCAAAAACTGACGAAACTTTATTATCCCAGCGAGAGATTTCATCGCATTCTGCATATTGCCGCGGTAGGCAAGCGTCTCCTGGCTGTTTGAAGCATAGCGAAAGCGATAGATTTTAATGCCATCAATCGTCTCCATAATCGGCAAACCGGCATCGTGCGGAGCAAGGACAATCGGGGTTATTCCATGTTCCAGAATCTGTTTGGTGAGCAAGGAAAGAAAAATCCCTGAAAAATCTCCGTCAAATCGGGGATAGTTGTGGGTAAGTATAAGGACGCGGATCGGTTTGAGCGCTGGCATAAAGGTAAGGTATAGTAAGAAAGTGCAACAGTATCAAAAATATAAATTTTCATGCTCTTTCGGTTCCGCTATATTGTTTAAGACAAAAATGAATAAATCCACCAGTCCCAAAATTGATTTTCTCACCGAAGTTGACTTCGGAAGTATTCTCACCAATCCAATTCTTGACATTGCAGCCCGGGTCTGGGACGAAGATCGCTACGACGCCTTCAAAATCTGTTACCGCTCGATGCGGCGCATCGATGACCTTGTCGATGATCGAAAAATTTCCGGCAGCCAGATCAGTCCGCAGGAGGCCTCGGTTATTAGCCGGATGATGTTCGACTGGCTCCATTCGATTCAGCGGCGTGAAAACGACGACAGTTATCAGCGTGAATTTCTTGGAACGCTTCAGACATTTGCCATCCCGCTGTGGCCATGGGAACGGCTCTGTAATGCCATGCTCTATGACCTCACCCATAATGGATTTAGCAGTTTTGCCCAGTTTTTACGCTATACCGAAGGGGCTGCCATCGCTCCGGCGGCGGTTTTTGTTCACCTGTGCGGGATCAATCAGGTCGGCGAACGCTACACCGGGCCGCAATTTGACCTTCGGAAAGCGGCCAGACCTTTGGCTATCTTTTCTTATGTCGTGCACATAATCCGTGACTTCGAAAAAGACCAGCTGAGGGGACTTAACTACTTTTCCGATGAATTGCTCCGCAAACATGGCTTGTCTATCGAAAACCTTCGCGAAGTTGCCGAAAGCAAGATCCCAACTGACGCCTTCCGCGGCCTGATGAGGGATTATCAGAGAATCGGTCTTTATTACCAAGCACTGGCTCGGCGGACACTGGATGGTCTCATGCCGATGCTTGAGCCACGCTACCAACTCAGTCTTGATCTTATCTATTCACTCTATCTGCAAGTCTTTGAGAAGCTTAATCCTCGTGACGGACAATTCAACGGCGATTCGCTCCAGCCAAGTTCCTCTGAAATAAGTGCACAGATTGAATCCACTATTCGTCAATTTGAATAGACGGGTGCATCTTTAATTTTGGAAGATTTCATGAAATCTCGGATACTATCTCTGTGAAGTTAAAAGGCCATGAAGTGAATACAAAAGGAGAGTTATGAAAGTGGATAATATGGGACAAGTCCGTCGTGACGGTGCGTCAAAAATCATTCTCGGAGCAATGGTCATGTTTGCGCTCACGGTTTCGATTTCTGCCGCCGATGACATGGCCGTCACTGTCTATAATGATAACTTAGGCGTCATAAGCGAAACGCGAAGTCTGGTATTCAAAAAAGGGATCAACCAACTTGCCTTTCGGGATGTACCCTCGCAGATCGATGCCTCTTCGGTTCGATTCGATGTCATCGGCAACAATCGCAACATAGGGATTCTTGAGCAAAACTACGCCTATGACCTCATATCTCCCGAGCAGATGTATGCCCGATACCTCGACCAGCCAATTGAGTTGATCGACAAAGAAGGAAAACGATATGCAGGCACGTTGCTGGCTTACAGCGGGACCGCGGTTACGCTACAACTCGAATCTGGCGCGGTACAGATCGTCCTGCTTGCCAATATCAGCGAAGTCAACTTCCCGCAGCTACCCGACGGACTTATTACCCGCCCGACACTCTTCTGGCGTTATTCTTCCGACGCCGATGCCACAGTCGACAGCCGGGTATCGTATCAAACGTCCGGTCTGTCTTGGACGGCGGAATATGTTGGAGTGCTCGATAAGACCGATAAGAATCTCGACCTTTCAGGCTGGTCATCAATAAATAACTTTTCAGGCAAAACATACAAGGATGCCACTTTGAAGCTTGTAGCTGGCGAGATTAACCGAATCCGGGATCAGGTCATACCATATGGTCAACGCATGGAAGTAATGTCCATGAAAAGCGATGCCGCCCAGGGCTTCCAAGAAAAATCATTCTTTGAGTATCATCTCTACACGCTCCCACGCCGCGCCACTGTCGCCGACAAAGAGATAAAACAAATTTCACTTTTTGAGCCGGCATCGACCGGAGTCAATAAAATATACCTCTACCGTCCACAAATGAATGCCACTGATGTCCTTGTGAGCGTTGAGTTCGTCAATAGCAAACAATCAGGAGTTGGTATACCGCTTCCGGCCGGACGTGTCCGAATGTTCAAAGCCGACGACGACGGCTCGCTAATCCTTCTCGGCGAAGACCGTCTCGAACATACCCCCAATAATGAAAAAGTCCGGGTAGCTATCGGGAACGCTTTTGATATCAAAGCCGAAGAACGCCAGATGAATAACCGCCAGATAACCCAAAAGATTACCGAACAGGATTGGGAGATCGAAATTCGCAACCGTAAAACCGAAGCAGTGACCGTTGTCGTGGAAAAGGCCCTGTACGGTTTCTGGGAGGTGACGAAATCATCCCATGACTACAAAAAGAAAAATGCCACAACCCTTACCTTCGACGTGCCCGTTCCGGCCGATTCAGTGGTGACGGTGACCCTGACAACCCGGTTCACCTATCAATAGGACGGATTGTGCATTTGACAAAAGTGGCTCTGATTCTTAGATTGGGTATGAATTGATAGGATATAACTGCTTTCCGGAGGAAGAAAATGAAGCTCAGATATAAGCTCGCGCTGTCGCTTGCAATGCTCATGGCTCTCGCCGGCCCTGCTGTGGCGCAGAAAGCCCGTTTGACTGCCAAAGCCTATATCTCGACGGTTAAAATTGAGATAAGCTATGCACGAGGGAATCTTGAGAAGAGCAGCCAGCGTTACGCTTATGCCCAGGTTATGCTTGATTCGCTGCTGATGCATTACGGTCCTCATGCCGAGGCCTATTTCTGGATGAGTCAAATTACCAAAGATAGAATTGACCAGACCGGTGACCTCAAAGCAAAAGCCGAATTGACCAGCCGATTGGTCATCTATATTGACTCGCTCAAAATGGCTTGTGCCAATACCTCGCTCAAAGAAGACTTCAGAAAAGACTGCAATAAGTTTATTGATCTTTCCGACTCAGTGCGCGTCAATTATTGGCGTCTATTCTACAATGCCGGTGTTGAACAACTAAATTCAGCTCAAGACCTGCGAAAGAACCTTGCCAATGTGACTGATTCGGCAATTGTTGTTGAAACCAATGCAAATATCGTCGCGCTGACTGATTCATGCGAAAAAAATATGAATCTCGCAATGCTTATTGATTCGACCGACTCCCGGGCCGCGCTGGCTCTTGCCTCGGCCTATGAGCAGAAGCAGGATTATGGAGAAGCCAACCGCTGGCTCATACGAAGCTTGCCCCATGCCGAGGATCCGGAGGCTATTACAATGCAGATAGCATACAATTATCTCAATGACGATAACTATGCCGAGGCCATTCCCTACCTTCGCGAGTATGTCGATAAGAATCCGAATGATACGGGGAATGCCTCAAACCTCGCAATCTCATATAATAATGTGAAAGAGTATGACTCTGCCGCAGTTATGATGCAACGCGTCCTAAAAATATCCCCGAACAATGTCGATGCACTCTCAGGTGTCGGGCGCTACTATATTACTTTGGCACGTGATGCAGGCGACTCAGCGAAAATTGGAACCGAATCAAAAGATGACAAGAAGACCGCCGAATGGCAGGCGAAACGGTTGCAGATGTTCGATACGGCCCGGGTTTATCTCAAACAGGTATTTGAACTCAAACCCGAAAGATTGGCCGATGTTGAAGCCTATGCCGCCACCTGCGCTTTGCTTGGGAAATTCGCCGATGCCGCAGTAGCCTTTGACCAGGCGACCAAACTCGAACCTACAAAATCAGACAACTGGGCCTCGCTTGGGGATTGTTACTTTGACCTCAAAGATTTCCCCAAAGCAACTCTGGCCTATGAAAAGGTCGCTGAGCTCGAACCAAATAACAAAGCCGTCTTTGAGCGGCTCTATGATCTCTATGGCGAGCTTGGAAAAACAGCCAAGCAAAACGAGGCGGGCGCGAAGCTCAAATCACTTTAAGAAAATAATCTCTGCATTAATATGAGAGAAGGCTGGCGTATTGCCGGCCTTTTTTTATATTCATGGGTGAACACAAACCGCCGCTATGTCACTATCGCTTTGGCCGGGCCGCTGAAAAGCGCCTTTACCTATCACCTCGACAACCCCGCGA
Encoded proteins:
- a CDS encoding squalene/phytoene synthase family protein — translated: MNKSTSPKIDFLTEVDFGSILTNPILDIAARVWDEDRYDAFKICYRSMRRIDDLVDDRKISGSQISPQEASVISRMMFDWLHSIQRRENDDSYQREFLGTLQTFAIPLWPWERLCNAMLYDLTHNGFSSFAQFLRYTEGAAIAPAAVFVHLCGINQVGERYTGPQFDLRKAARPLAIFSYVVHIIRDFEKDQLRGLNYFSDELLRKHGLSIENLREVAESKIPTDAFRGLMRDYQRIGLYYQALARRTLDGLMPMLEPRYQLSLDLIYSLYLQVFEKLNPRDGQFNGDSLQPSSSEISAQIESTIRQFE
- a CDS encoding tetratricopeptide repeat protein, translated to MKLRYKLALSLAMLMALAGPAVAQKARLTAKAYISTVKIEISYARGNLEKSSQRYAYAQVMLDSLLMHYGPHAEAYFWMSQITKDRIDQTGDLKAKAELTSRLVIYIDSLKMACANTSLKEDFRKDCNKFIDLSDSVRVNYWRLFYNAGVEQLNSAQDLRKNLANVTDSAIVVETNANIVALTDSCEKNMNLAMLIDSTDSRAALALASAYEQKQDYGEANRWLIRSLPHAEDPEAITMQIAYNYLNDDNYAEAIPYLREYVDKNPNDTGNASNLAISYNNVKEYDSAAVMMQRVLKISPNNVDALSGVGRYYITLARDAGDSAKIGTESKDDKKTAEWQAKRLQMFDTARVYLKQVFELKPERLADVEAYAATCALLGKFADAAVAFDQATKLEPTKSDNWASLGDCYFDLKDFPKATLAYEKVAELEPNNKAVFERLYDLYGELGKTAKQNEAGAKLKSL
- a CDS encoding DUF4139 domain-containing protein; translation: MKVDNMGQVRRDGASKIILGAMVMFALTVSISAADDMAVTVYNDNLGVISETRSLVFKKGINQLAFRDVPSQIDASSVRFDVIGNNRNIGILEQNYAYDLISPEQMYARYLDQPIELIDKEGKRYAGTLLAYSGTAVTLQLESGAVQIVLLANISEVNFPQLPDGLITRPTLFWRYSSDADATVDSRVSYQTSGLSWTAEYVGVLDKTDKNLDLSGWSSINNFSGKTYKDATLKLVAGEINRIRDQVIPYGQRMEVMSMKSDAAQGFQEKSFFEYHLYTLPRRATVADKEIKQISLFEPASTGVNKIYLYRPQMNATDVLVSVEFVNSKQSGVGIPLPAGRVRMFKADDDGSLILLGEDRLEHTPNNEKVRVAIGNAFDIKAEERQMNNRQITQKITEQDWEIEIRNRKTEAVTVVVEKALYGFWEVTKSSHDYKKKNATTLTFDVPVPADSVVTVTLTTRFTYQ
- a CDS encoding glycosyltransferase family 4 protein → MPALKPIRVLILTHNYPRFDGDFSGIFLSLLTKQILEHGITPIVLAPHDAGLPIMETIDGIKIYRFRYASNSQETLAYRGNMQNAMKSLAGIIKFRQFLNAFEIEARVVIESEKIDLIAGHWLIPAGIVMKRLAKSTPLPMILSSHGTDIRLSKKYPFLFTQYFRSLTHRLYRWTVVSRFLADELTKIDHALSKILTTLPLPHDEKLFYRDTSIKKDGNLIVSITRFTEQKRVNILLKAFAMVHRKNPTARLEIYGTGELQVQIETDIIRSELAGAVTIHPPVAQKLLRDIYSRSAVVVLNSFQEGFGLALSEAMLCGTAVIGTDSGGIPDIIEHNRTGLLVPVDDAAKLAEAMILLLENVPLRNRLVESGHETAMEKYASANLTAKYSEIIKGAVQFSQEQSGRRT
- a CDS encoding co-chaperone GroES, encoding MQVTPLADRVVVKPFLEQEMKKGGIIIPDTAKEKSMEGEIIEVGTGRTSDEGKKMPLEVKKGDRVLYGKYSGTEVSIDGQELLIMRESDIFAVINKK